The following is a genomic window from Gymnodinialimonas ceratoperidinii.
GCCGGCGGCAAGGGATGGGGCCCGGACGGGAACGAGGCCGATGCCGTCTGCGTCATCCCCGACAATTCCTACGCGCCGGTCTATGACGAGACGATCGAGTACTTCAAAGAGAACGGCGCCCTCGACCCGGCAACCGCCGGCACGGTCCAGAACCTCGGGCTGATGGCGCAGAAGGCCGAGGAATACGGCTCTCACCCCACCACCTTCGAGATCCCCGAAGATGGCACCGTCAAGATGATCGCGTCCGACGGCACCGTGCTGCATTCCCATGCCGTGAAGGCCGGTGACATCTGGCGCTCTGCCTCCACCCGCAAGGCACCGATCGAGGATTGGGTCCAGCTCGCCATCGACCGTCAGAAAGCCACCGGTTTCCGCTCCATCTTCTGGCTGGACGAGAACCGTGCCCATGATGCGCAGCTCATCCAATACGTGAAGCCCATCCTGCAAGCCGCTGGTGTCGAAGACAAATTCGAGATCATGGCCCCGCGTGAGGCGACCCGCGCCTCGCTCGAGACGATCACAAAGGGCGAGAACACCATCGCCGTGACCGGCAACGTGCTGCGTGATTACCTGACCGACCTTTTCCCGATCCTCGAGCTGGCTACCTCGGCCAAGATGCTGTCGATCGTGAAGCTGATGCAGGGCGGCGGGTTGTTTGAGACCGGCGCCGGCGGATCGGCCCCGAAGCACGTGCAGCAGCTCCACTCCGAAGGTCACCTGCGGTGGGACAGCTTGGGCGAGTTCTGCGCCCTCGGTGAGAGCTTCACCTTCCTCGCGGACGCCAAGGGCAACGCCAAGGCGCGCGTCCTCGGCGATGCGGTGGACGCCGCGACCCAGGGCATCCTCGACGACAACCGCTCGCCCGGGCGCAAGGTCGGCCAGCCCGACAACCGCGACAGCCACTACTGGTTCGCCCGCTACTGGGCCGAGGCTCTCGCCGCTCAGACCGACGACGCCGAGATCGCGGCTGAGTTCGCGCCCATGGCGAAGGCTCTGGCCGAGAACGAAGAGACGATCCTCGCCGAGCTGGATTCGACCGAAGGCAGCGACGCCGACACCGGCGGCTACTACCTGAACGACCCCGAGAAGCTCGCCGCCGTAATGCGCCCGAGCGCGACGCTCAACGGCATCATCGGGTAAGTGACGTCTAAGGCATCGCCGGGCGCGGGCTCGGCGGTGCTGCCCAAGTATAAGGCAGTTTCCGGTCGCCAATTCATCTTGCGGACTATCTTAGTCAAAACGGCTGCAATAATCGCCGTGCCGAGGCGCCATTTGCAGATGCGCCCCGGCTTGCAACCTTGATTCCGTGCGAGTGCTTCGCTCTAAACGAACTGAACCGACTTCCCCAACAGGACCGCCATCATGACCAAGATCAAAGTAGACAACCCCATCGTCGAAATGGACGGCGACGAGATGACCCGCATCATCTGGCAGTTCATCAAGGACAAGTTGATCCTGCCCTACCTCGACATCGATCTGCTCTACTATGATCTGGGCATCGAGGAGCGCGACCGCACCAACGACCAGGTGACCATCGACGCGGCAGAGAAGACCAAGGAAGTCGGTGTCGCGGTCAAATGCGCCACGATCACCCCGGACGAGGCACGGGTCGAGGAATTCGGCCTCAAGAAAATGTGGAAATCGCCCAACGGGACGATCCGCAACATCCTTGGCGGCGTGATCTTCCGCCAGCCGATCATCTGCAAGAACGTGCCCCGCCTCGTGCCCGGTTGGACACAGCCGATCGTCGTGGGCCGCCACGCCTTCGGCGACCAGTACAAGGCCACGGACATGAAGTTTCCGGGCGCCGGCACCCTGACGATGAAGTTCACCGGCGAAGACGGCACCGAGATCGAGCACGAGGTGTACAAGGCCGACAGCGCCGGCGTCTTCATGTCGATGTACAACATCGACAAGTCGATCTACGACTTCGCCCGCGCCTCGCTGAACTACGGCCTGAACCTCGGCTGGCCGGTCTACCTCTCGACCAAGAACACCATCCTCAAGCAATACGACGGTCGCTTTCTGGAAATCTTCCAGGAGGTCTTCGACAACGAGTTCAAGGAGGCCTTCGAAGAGAAAGGCATCTGGTACGAGCATCGTCTGATCGACGACATGGTGGCCTGCGCGATCAAGTGGAACGGCGGCTTTGTCTGGGCCTGCAAGAACTACGACGGCGACGTGCAGTCCGACGTGGTGGCGCAGGGCTTCGGCTCGCTCGGGATGATGGCCTCTCAGCTGATGACGCCCGACGGCAAGATCGTCGAGAGCGAGGCCGCCCACGGCACCGTCACGCGCCATTACCGCAACCATCAGGAAGGCAAGGCGACCTCGACCAACTCCATCGCCTCGATCTTCGCCTGGACCGGCGGCCTGAAGCACCGCGCCAAGCTCGACGGCAACGCGCAGCTGACCGAATTCGCCGAGACGCTGGAGCGGGTGATCGTGGAAACGGTCGAGGCCGGGCACATGACCAAGGATCTGGCACTTCTGGTCGGCCCGGATCAGAGCTGGCTGACGACGATGGGCTTCCTCGAGAAGATCGACGAGAACCTGAACAAGGCGCTCAACATCTGATGCGATACCGCCCCCGCCGATGCGGTCTGGGGGCGGACCGCTTGAGTGCATCCCTCCTGAAAAGGCGCTGCCATGACTGATCGTTCGACCCTGCTGCAAACCTTTCTGGAACACGCGGATCAGGCCTTCACGGCCCATACCCACGACCCCGAGGCGCGGCGCGTGGTGCGGAGCGTCTTCGCGGCGCTGACGGAGCCGGGAGCGCCCGGCGACGAAGGCGAAGAAATGCCCGAACTTGCGCGCGAGCATCTTCCCTATCTCCTCGATCCGGAGCATTTCTCCGACTACCTCCTGCAGGAGCTCGCGGTCAGCTTCTCCGATCTCGCGCCGCATCTGGTCTGGACGCGCCGCGAGGGTGACAACCCCAATGCCAGCGACGGTTTCGACGCGGGTCACGCCAATGCGATGATCGTGGGGCCCGGCGGTCTGGAGCGGCGCTCGGACGTCTGGCTTGGCGTCTCGCTGCTCGCCGCCGAGGTGCGCTACCCGGATCACAGCCACCCCCCGGAGGAGACCTACCTGACCCTCACCCCCGGCGAATTCCGGCAGGAGGGGCAGGATTGGACCACGGTCGGCGCAGGCGGCACCTTCTACAACCCGCCGGGCGTCACCCATGCCATGCGCGCGGGCGAGGATACGATGCTCACCTTCTGGGCGTTGAACAACAGCGCGTAACTGACCGCCCTCTCAACCGAAATTCCTCCGGAGGCCCCCATGTCCGAACCCCGTTTCGCCCGCTATCCTAGCCTCGAAGGTGCATCCGTCTTCGTGACCGGCGGCGCGTCAGGGATCGGCGCGGGCATGGTACGGGCCTTCGCCGAGCAAGGCGCCAAGGTGGGCTTTGTCGACATGGACGCCAGCGCCGGCGCATCCGTCGCGGAGGAAACCGGCGCCACCTTCGCGGCTTGCGACCTGCGCGACATCGACGCCCTGCGCGCGGCATTCGCCGAGTTGGCCGCGGCCAATGGGCCGGCGGAGGTGCTGGTCAATAACGCGGCCCGTGACGACCGCCACACGTGGGAAGAGGTCACGCCGGACTATTGGGACGAGCGCCAGAACACCAACCTGCGACACCAGTTCTTCGCCATCCAGGCCGTGGCGCCGGACATGATCGCGGCGGGCAAAGGCTCGATCATCAACATGGGGTCCAATTCGTGGATGGAGGCCGTCGGCGGCTTTCCCGCCTATGCCACGGCGAAATCGGCGGTCCATGGGCTGACCCGCTCCATGGCGCGTGACCTTGGGCAGCACCGCATCCGCGTCAACACGATCGTGCCGGGCTGGATCATGACCGAGCGCCAGAAGGATCTCTGGGTTACCGAGGAAGCTTTGGCCGCGCATCTTGAGAGCCAATGCCTGCCCGACCCGATCGACCCGGTTTACGTGGTCCGCATGGCCCTGTTCCTCGCGTCGGACGACGCGGCAATGTGCTCTGCCAACAATTACATGGTCGAGGCGGGCTCGATCTAGGAGAGCTCTACAACCTCGACGGTATCCCCCTCGAAGATTGCCCCGTGACCGGGCGGCAGCTCCGCCCAACCGCCCTGCCCGACTTCCAGCGGCTCCGAGACGACGGCCCACCCTCTCCGGCTGTCGCTCCACCGGTAATAGACCGAGGGCGCGATGCGATCAGAGGAGAGGCGCAGCGCAAAGAGCCGCGCGCCGTTGCACCACGCGGCGGAACTGCGCAGGTGTGGCGTCGTTCCCTGCGAGAGCGACATCGCCTCCAGCGCGCGGTGCGCGTTCAGCATCGCCCCCATCGGGTCCTTGTCGAGCCCGCCCTCCAAGGCATAGAGAAACAGCAACTCGCTGTCGGTCGCGCCCTTGCGATAGGGGTAGAGCCTGTCGGATACGCCCATGTCCGCATGCCGTCGGAACCGGTCGAAGCCGCCGATCTGGCCGTTGTGCATGAAGCTCCACCGCCCGTAGGTGAACGGATGGCAATTATTGCGGCTGGTCGCCGCCCCGGTGGAGGCGCGCACATGGGCCAGAAACGCATGGCTTTGCACCGTGCGCGCGAGCGACGCGAGGTTCGGGTCCGACCACGCCGGGAACACGTCGCGGTAAAGCCCCGGCTCCGCCCGATCCCCATACCACGCCACGCCAAAACCATCGGCGTTGATCGCCGTCTTGCATTCCGTCGCCGCACGGCTCTGGGTGATCAGAGAATGGCCGGGACTGGTTAATAATTCTTCAAGATAGATCGCGTCGCCAAGATACGCCGCCCAACGGCACATTCACGCGCCCCGGTTATGGGTCTTCGCATACATCTCAGCGATCAGCTTGCTGGCGGTCTTCTCAAACATGCAGGGGATCAGGGCATGGACCGCCGCCGCGCCCGCCGCGAGAAAAAGCTTGAAGCTGAAGGTGCCCGCGAAGGCCATATGCTCGAAATAGCTTTCATCCACGTCAGCGGGATGGTCGAGGAAGATACGGCGGATCATCGGGAGGCTCCTGTAGGTTTTTATTTGACCCATGGTGCCACATGGGGCGCGTGATACGCTCCCAAATCTTGCGCGCATTCCGCGTGACGTGTGGATAAATTCCCACTAGAATGGATTTATGGCAAATATTGACCCAATAGACGCCCGCATCCTCGCCCGTTTGCAACGCCGCTGCGACGAACCGCTTGAAGAGCTTGGCCAGCACGTCGGCCTGTCGCGCAACGCGGTCTGGCGGCGCGTCAAGGCGCTGGAAGAGCGCGGCGTTCTGGTAGGCCGCGTCGCGGTTGTCGATCCGGATGCGGTCGGTCTGGGACTGATGGTGTTCATTCAGGTCCGTGCCGGCCATCACTCGGCCGACTGGTTGGAGAAATTCCGCCGCGCCGTGCGCGCCATGCCCGAGATCCTCGGCGTCTACCGGATGACCGGCGACCTCGACTACCTCCTACGCGCGCGGGTGGCGGACATGGCGGACTACGACAGGCTCTACCAACGCCTGATCGCCCGCGTCGACATGGGCGACGTCTCGGCTAGTTTCGTGATGGAAGAGCTGAAGGAGGGCAGCGCCCTCCCTCTGTGAGGTCAGGTCTTGTAGCGTTGTTCGTTCTGCTTACGGGCCGAGCGCAGAACCATGTAAGGCAATAGCCAATCGGACTCGCGCATCCAGCGATAGTCGTACCGCAGCTTTCCGCCATGAGACGTCCGCATGCCATTACCGGAAATGATATGGTGATTCTGCGATGATAAGACGTTCTCTGCGTCGACCAGTTGCGCGCCGACGAAGGCATTGATGCGGTCGGCAGCGGTTTGTGTCGCGAGGCAGATTTCTTCGTACGTCGTCGTCAGAGAAGAGAGGTTCAGCTCCTGGATTGCGTCTCGGATACGGCCGTTTTGACGCCACCAGCTTATGCCTTCATCGATAGCTCTCGGGCGACGCTTTCCAATCCGATCCGCGCGTTTGAGCTGAGCAGAAATGTAGGCGCGCATGTCCTTGGACGTGTGGAGTACGAAGGGATCAAGCGGTGCGACCCGACGCAAGCCCGCAATGGTTTTGGAGCTATCCACCACGAGACCTTCAGGTCCCACCAATTCTGACGCTGCCTCCATGATGCGTTTAAACCGCTCGTTCCGATCGAGGCCTTCAATACCGCTGAAATACGGACCCCACAGTGTGCATTCCAAAGTTGGCGCACCGCATGAGCAGATTTGGGATGTGACGTCCGCGGCTTCCAGCCCCAGGCTGATTTGCAACTCTCCGAGGCTGACGGAGATCCCGCCCGAGGAACATGCGAGATCGAGCAGCGTGGTGCCACTGTGGCCCTGGCCCGCGATATATACAACGCGGGCTAAGTTTTCAGAATTCGTTTGAACCATTATGCGTTCACATCAACAACAACGCGGCCTCGGACGCCGCCTTTCAGGATCGCGCGGCCAAGGTCCGGGAGGTCGGATAGCGTGGCCGGTTCGATCATGGCCTCGAGCTTGTCCATCGGCAGGTCGCGGGCGATGGCTTCCCAGGCGCGGAGACGGTTGTCGTAGGGCTGCATGACGGAATCGATGCCGAGCAGGTTCACGCCGCGCAGCAGGAAGGGGATCACGGTGGCGGGAAGTCCCGCCCCGCCTGCGAGACCCACGGCGGCGACGGAGGCACCGTATTTCATCTGGCCCAAAACGCGGGCGAGCATGTCACCGCCGACGGCATCGACGCAGCCGGCCCAGGTCTCGGCTTCCAGCGGGCGCTTGGTGGTCTCGTTGAGCTCCGCGCGCGGCACGATGCGGCTGGCGCCGAGGGACTTGAGGTAATCCTCCTGCTCGGGCCGGCCGGTGACTGCGGCGACGTCATGTCCTTTGGCGGCGAGGATGGCAGTCGCGACCGAGCCCACGCCACCCGCTGCACCGGTCACAAGAACTTCGCCATTTCCGGTGGTTAGACCGTGATCTTCAAGTGCCATGACAGCGAGCATGGCGGTGAAACCGGCGGTGCCGACGGCCATGGCCTGCCGGGTCGTGAGGCCGTCCGGGAGCGGCACCAGCCAGTCCGCGTTGACGCGGGCCTTCTGCGCGTAGCCGCCCCAATGCATCTCGCCCACGCGCCAGCCGGTCAGTACGACCTTGTCGCCGGGGCTGTAGCGGTCATCGTCGGAGGCCTCGACCGTGCCGGCGAAATCGATGCCAGGGACATGGGGGTAATGGCGCACCAACCCGCCGCCGGGGCCGACACACAGGCCGTCCTTGTAGTTGAGGGTCGAATAATCGACAGCGACCGTCACATTGCCCTCGGGCAGGCGATCCTCGGTGATTTGCTGGACCGAGGCGCTGGTCTTGCCTTCGTCGTTCTTCTCTACGATCAACGCGTTGAACGTCATGGGGTCACTCCTTCAAGTGTTGCGTCAAGATTGCACCTTAAGCTGCTGCAATCAAATCCAGAATTTCTCTCTGACCTCGGCGGGCAGCGCGCCTTCCGGGGTCTGGACGTGGAGCTGCGTGCCCGCGTCCCAATGGGTCATGCGGACCATGCCGATCGCCACGCCCTCGCCGAAATCGGGGCTGAGCGCGGCGGAGGTCACCTGACCCACGCGCTTGTCGCCGGCCATCAGCGGCCAGACCCGGTCACAGCCGGGCAGCGAGGGCGCATCGATGGCGATGGGGCGGACCTGCTGCACGGGCCCTTCCTTGGCAACCCGCAATAGCGCGTCGCGGCCGATGCAGCCTACCGCCGTCGCGGTGTTGCAGAAACGGCCGAGGCCGCATTCGTGGGGGGTGTTGTCGTCGGTCATGTCGTTGCCGTAGCTCAGCAGCCCGCCCTCGATCCGCTCGATCCCGTTGGGGCAGCCGGCGTGCACGTCGAGCTCGGCCCCCGCCTCCATCAGCGCGTTCCAGAGCGGCATGCCCAGATCCCATCCTTCGACGTAGATCTCGAAGCCGCCCTGCTTGGAGTAGCCGGAGCGGGCGATCAGCATGTCGTGACCCTGAAAATCGAACCAGCCGAAGCGGAAGAAGCGGATGTCGCGGACCGCGTCGCCGAAGACACGGGCCAGCAGATCGTCCGAGCGCGGGCCCTGAACGGCAAGGGGCGACACGTCCGGCTCATCAACCAGCACGTCGAGGCGATAGCCTTGCGCCACGCCCTTGACCCAAAGCAAGAGGTCGCTGTCGGCAATGGAAATCCACCAGCGATCCTCGGCCAGTTTCAGCAGCACTGGATCGTTGAGCATCCCACCGGTCTCGTCCACCACCGGCATGTAGTAGCATTGGCCGGGCAGCATCCCGCGCAGGTCGCGGGGGGTGAGCATCTGCACCAACCGGCCCGCGTCGGGGCCGCGAATTTCCACCTGCCGCTCGACCGCGACATCCCAGACCTGCACCGCCTCCTTCAGGTGGCGATAGTCCTCTTCCACGCTGCGAAACACCGTGGGCAGAAGCATCCTGTTGTAGACGGTAAAGGCCTTGCAGCCCGCGGCTTCGACCCCGTCGGAGAACGGTGTGCGACGCAGGCGGCGGGAGGGAGAGATCAGAGCCATCGGAGGGTCTCCTTACCTTGGCGAGACGATCTGGGTCCGAATAGGATGGTCGGCATCAACCCAGAGGATTTTCCATGAACAAAGTATTTTTGACCGCGGTAGCCGTTCTCGCAGCAACCACGGCGGGACATGCCCAGACCATCGGGCCGGAGCGGGTTGCGGCCGCGATCCTGACGGGTTTCCAGTTCCAGGACGTGGACATGATCGCGCCCTTCGCCAACGAGACCAACGCAGCGTTCTTTCACGGCCTGCAGAGCGGCACCGAAGACCCGGCCGAGCTCTTCGACGGGGACCGTGGCGCGGCGGGCATTGCTTGGGACGGCATGATCCTTCCGGTGCGCTACAACGACAGGGCGCAGGCCGTGGTGCCCTTCGCCATCGAGGGAGAGGCCACGGCGATGCCGCTCGGATCGGGCGTGGAGGGGCGCTACATCTCGGTCGTGCTGTCGCTCGACAGCCCCGAGGATACGTCCTGGGGTCTTGTCGATTTCAACTACATCGACCGCGCCGAGTACGCCGCGATGGCCGAGACGCGCTAGCTCTCCCCCCGCCCCTGAAACCGCAGGGCGCGCGCCGGTCAGGCGCGCATCGCGACCGCGTCTCACCGCCCGCCGCCGGCGGAGCCGGACCAGTCAATCGGGCAGATCTCCGCGGATTTGCCGGAGAAATCCCACATCTTGCCGAAGTCGCGCACGCGGCTCTTGAGGCCTTTGGCCGCGATGATATCGGGGCCCATCCAGTACTTGGAATTGGTGATCATCACCGGATGCTCGGGGTTGCCGCCGTCGATCATCTGCACTTCGCCCTGGATCTTCTTGCCCACGAAGAGCCCGCGCTTGTTGCCCTCGCGGGTGATCTCGACCTTCTCGCGCTCGGCATTGACGATGTCGGAGACCAGCAGCGTGAAGAGCCCCGTGGTGCCGCCAGCCGCGCCCGAGAAGATCTCGAGCAGGCCCTGATACGCCTTGCCGCTGGCGCGATCGTCGACATAGGCCGCCACCTGCCAGCCGCCGTCGGCCATGCGGCCGGGGATATAGACCATCAGGCCGACGTTGAGACCCGAAAGATCCTCGCCCTCGAAGTGGCCTTCGTCGATCGCAATGCCCATCCAGGCCTTGCAGTCACCCTCGGTCGGCTCGTGCTTGCCGAGCGACACGACGCAGGGGCAGAAAACGGTGCAGGAGCAGTTCAGGATCAACTCGCCCTTGATCGCCCAATCGCGCGGCGTGATCTTGCGGCGCTTGGGGTTGTCCATGCGGCTGTCGATGCGCTGACTGACCGCGAGGCGATCGGCGTCGGGGCGTTTCTTGGTGCTCATATCTTCTCTCCCTATGCGGCGATGTAGGGGTACGCGAGCACGCCCAATCCACCGATCATCAGTGCCGCCCCGAGGGGCTTGGTTACATAGTGCCCGATCTGGGGCAGTTTCTCAAAAACCATGAACAGCGTGGCGAGGCCCATCCACAGCAGGCTCATCATGCCGCCCACGAAGCCGAGCGCCATGAAGCCCCAACAGCAGCCGGCGCAGAAAGTGCCGAGGCCGAGGCCCATGCGCAGGCCGCCAGAGAAGCCGGTGCGCCAATGGCCGAGGAAATAGGTCATCGGGGCGTGACAGACGCCGTGGCAGACCTCTTTCGCGCGGGTGAACTGGAAGCCGCCCACGAGGATCAGCAATCCGCCCGCGATCCATGTGTTGGAGGCGACCCCCATCATGTCGATCACCCCGGCGCGCAGGAGCGCGATCTGGGTCAGCGCGAACAGCGCGGCCATGGCGATCCAGACGATGGAATAGCCCGCAAGCACGCCAAGCCACCCCGCCCGCGTGCCGTCGGCGGAGGTGATCAGCCGGTCGTAATTGGTAAGCGTGGGAACCAGCGTGGGCAGCATCATCGCCGCCATCATCAGGGTCCACATGCCGAAAAGCGGGTTGAAACGGGTCATCGCGGACATGTCCATCGCGGGCATGTCGGCGGCAGGCAATTCCATGGCAGGCATGTCGCTCGCGGCCATGTCAGAAGCCGGCATCCCGCCCATCGGCGCGGCTTGCATCTCCATCGCGCCCATCTCGCTCGTCCCCATGTCCATCGCACCCATGTCCATGGTCGGGCGACCGATGAGGTCCAGCCCCATTCCGGTGCTCATCTGGTAGAGCACCACCCATGAGATCAGGATGATGGAGAAGAACGTGAGCCAGAGGGCCGATTTGAAAGCGTGGGTCATCGTCAGGGATCCTGAGGCGCGTCGGCCAATGAGAGCGATTCCGGTTGCACAAAGTGATGTCAGACAATTAAATGTCTGACAAATGAAAATCGATCCGAATTCCAAAGCCGACCTTTCGGCGCAGATCGCCTCGGCCATTCGCGATGCCATCATCGCGGGCGAGCTGATCGTGGACACGCGCCTGCCTTCGGAGGCGGAACTGTCCGAGACCTTCGAGGTCTCGCGGTCCACCGTGCGCGAGGCACTCAAGCGGCTGGCGGCGCAATCGCTGATCCGCACGCAGCGGGGCGCGTTCGGCGGCGCCTTCGTCAATCGGCTCTCCTACGAGGACGCCTACGGGCAACATATCACGACCTCGACGCTGCTTCTGGGGATGAACGAGGTGGGCTTCGATACCGCCTGCGAGGCGCGGTTCGCGCTGGAGCGGGCCTGCGCCGATCTGTCGGCGGCCCGGCGCACGGCGGATCATCTGGCGACGATGCGCGTGGAGGCGTTGCGGCAGGGCCAGCCGGGGCTGAGCGACGAGGCCTTCTGCGCCTCGGACGTGGCCTTTCACCGGGCGCTGGTGGACGGCGCCGACAACCCGGTGATGTCCTATCAACTGGCCGGCGCGGTCGAGGCGATGCAGCCCTTGATGAACATGATCACCTTCACGGCCCGCAACCGCGCCGAGATCGTACGGCTGCACAGCCTGATCGCGGATGCGGCAGAAGCCCGTGACGGCGCGGCGGTGGCCTCGGCCCTGACCGAGTTGGAGGCCTATACCAAGACCCTCGCACAGTCGGTCTTCGCCGCCCGCGCCAAGGGCGCCAGCGCCTGAGCGGGAACGCGCCGGGGGCTCATCCGCTGTCGCGATGGCGCCATGCTGAATCGCTTGAGATTGCCCGCCCCCGGCCCTAGTCTCCATGCCAGCCTGACAAGCAAGACCACAACAGGGATGTCCCAAACCATGAAAAAAACTGCCCTTCTGACTTCGGCCCTGGCACTCGCCACGGCCCTTCCCGCCGCCGCCCAGAACCTGACGGTGTTCGACTATTCCGGCTTCGAGGATCCGGCGTTTCACCAGTCCTACATCGACACCCACGGCGGCGCGCCGGAGTTTGTCTTCTTCGGCGACGAGGATGAAGCGTTTCAACGCCTGCTGGCCGGTTTCCAGTCTGATGTGACCCATATCTGCGCCGGCTCGGTGCCGCGCTGGCAGGCCTCGGGCATCATCGAGCCCTGGGACGCCGAGCAGATCGAGGCCTTCGAGACCCTTAACGCCGACCTCGTCGGTCAGGACGTTCTGTCGGGATCGGAAGATCTCTACTTCCTGCCGACGGACTACGGCTCCACCGCCGTGGCCTACAACGCCGATGAGCTGTCCGAGGAAGACGTGACCAGCCTCGAGATCTTCAACAACCCCGCCTATGCCGGCCGCCTGTCGATCCCCGACAACGTGGACGACGCCTATGCGCTGGCCTATCTCGCCACCGGCGTCACCGACTGGTCCGACGTGAGCGATGCCGAGTTCGAGGCCGCCACCGAGTGGCTGCGCGGCATCCACCAGAACCTGCGCACATACTGGACCGACCCCGCCGAGATCAGCCAGCTGATCGGCTCGGGCGAGGTTCTGGCGGCCTGGGTCTGGAACGAAGTGCCCGTCGCCATGGCCGAGGAAGGCTTCAACGTCGGCTTCTCGCGCAACACGACCGAAGGATCATCCGTCTGGCTCTGCGGCTACGTGAACATGGTCGAGGGTGCCGGCGAGGAAGCGCAGGCCTATGACTACGTGAACGCCCTGTTGTCCGACGCCTCCGCCGGACCGCTTCTGGACAGCGGCTTCGGCTCTGCCAATGACGCCGCCCTGCAGGCCCTGGGCGCCGAGGCGCTGGAAGCCTCGGGTCTGGGTGAAGTGACGGTGCCGGTTCTGGCGCAGCTGCCGATCTCTAACGAGCAGCGCGAGCGTCAGGC
Proteins encoded in this region:
- a CDS encoding NADP-dependent isocitrate dehydrogenase, which gives rise to MTTPDIIYTRVDEAPELASASLLPIIQRFAKAADISVGVKDISLAGRILASFPEKLTEEQRVSDDLAALGELVKTADANVIKLPNISASVPQLVAAVSELQAKGYDIPDYPEAPKTDAEKEIRARFDAIKGSAVNPVLREGNSDRRAATAVKNYAQKNPHRMGVWSADSKTRVASMSGGDFVSNEKSITLADETSAKIVLETAQGEMVLKDGLSYPAGTVLDATFMSADALDAFLAEEIEKTKQEGILFSLHLKATMMKVSDPIIFGHAVRAYLAPVFEQFGDEMAELGVNPNSGLGDLLERVNGHSEIMAAIDTTLSERPPMYMVDSDKGITNLHVPSDVIIDASMPALIRAGGKGWGPDGNEADAVCVIPDNSYAPVYDETIEYFKENGALDPATAGTVQNLGLMAQKAEEYGSHPTTFEIPEDGTVKMIASDGTVLHSHAVKAGDIWRSASTRKAPIEDWVQLAIDRQKATGFRSIFWLDENRAHDAQLIQYVKPILQAAGVEDKFEIMAPREATRASLETITKGENTIAVTGNVLRDYLTDLFPILELATSAKMLSIVKLMQGGGLFETGAGGSAPKHVQQLHSEGHLRWDSLGEFCALGESFTFLADAKGNAKARVLGDAVDAATQGILDDNRSPGRKVGQPDNRDSHYWFARYWAEALAAQTDDAEIAAEFAPMAKALAENEETILAELDSTEGSDADTGGYYLNDPEKLAAVMRPSATLNGIIG
- a CDS encoding NADP-dependent isocitrate dehydrogenase yields the protein MTKIKVDNPIVEMDGDEMTRIIWQFIKDKLILPYLDIDLLYYDLGIEERDRTNDQVTIDAAEKTKEVGVAVKCATITPDEARVEEFGLKKMWKSPNGTIRNILGGVIFRQPIICKNVPRLVPGWTQPIVVGRHAFGDQYKATDMKFPGAGTLTMKFTGEDGTEIEHEVYKADSAGVFMSMYNIDKSIYDFARASLNYGLNLGWPVYLSTKNTILKQYDGRFLEIFQEVFDNEFKEAFEEKGIWYEHRLIDDMVACAIKWNGGFVWACKNYDGDVQSDVVAQGFGSLGMMASQLMTPDGKIVESEAAHGTVTRHYRNHQEGKATSTNSIASIFAWTGGLKHRAKLDGNAQLTEFAETLERVIVETVEAGHMTKDLALLVGPDQSWLTTMGFLEKIDENLNKALNI
- a CDS encoding dimethylsulfonioproprionate lyase family protein, translated to MTDRSTLLQTFLEHADQAFTAHTHDPEARRVVRSVFAALTEPGAPGDEGEEMPELAREHLPYLLDPEHFSDYLLQELAVSFSDLAPHLVWTRREGDNPNASDGFDAGHANAMIVGPGGLERRSDVWLGVSLLAAEVRYPDHSHPPEETYLTLTPGEFRQEGQDWTTVGAGGTFYNPPGVTHAMRAGEDTMLTFWALNNSA
- a CDS encoding SDR family NAD(P)-dependent oxidoreductase gives rise to the protein MSEPRFARYPSLEGASVFVTGGASGIGAGMVRAFAEQGAKVGFVDMDASAGASVAEETGATFAACDLRDIDALRAAFAELAAANGPAEVLVNNAARDDRHTWEEVTPDYWDERQNTNLRHQFFAIQAVAPDMIAAGKGSIINMGSNSWMEAVGGFPAYATAKSAVHGLTRSMARDLGQHRIRVNTIVPGWIMTERQKDLWVTEEALAAHLESQCLPDPIDPVYVVRMALFLASDDAAMCSANNYMVEAGSI
- a CDS encoding class II glutamine amidotransferase translates to MCRWAAYLGDAIYLEELLTSPGHSLITQSRAATECKTAINADGFGVAWYGDRAEPGLYRDVFPAWSDPNLASLARTVQSHAFLAHVRASTGAATSRNNCHPFTYGRWSFMHNGQIGGFDRFRRHADMGVSDRLYPYRKGATDSELLFLYALEGGLDKDPMGAMLNAHRALEAMSLSQGTTPHLRSSAAWCNGARLFALRLSSDRIAPSVYYRWSDSRRGWAVVSEPLEVGQGGWAELPPGHGAIFEGDTVEVVELS
- a CDS encoding DUF6356 family protein; this encodes MIRRIFLDHPADVDESYFEHMAFAGTFSFKLFLAAGAAAVHALIPCMFEKTASKLIAEMYAKTHNRGA
- a CDS encoding Lrp/AsnC family transcriptional regulator; amino-acid sequence: MANIDPIDARILARLQRRCDEPLEELGQHVGLSRNAVWRRVKALEERGVLVGRVAVVDPDAVGLGLMVFIQVRAGHHSADWLEKFRRAVRAMPEILGVYRMTGDLDYLLRARVADMADYDRLYQRLIARVDMGDVSASFVMEELKEGSALPL
- the acuI gene encoding MDR family oxidoreductase, yielding MTFNALIVEKNDEGKTSASVQQITEDRLPEGNVTVAVDYSTLNYKDGLCVGPGGGLVRHYPHVPGIDFAGTVEASDDDRYSPGDKVVLTGWRVGEMHWGGYAQKARVNADWLVPLPDGLTTRQAMAVGTAGFTAMLAVMALEDHGLTTGNGEVLVTGAAGGVGSVATAILAAKGHDVAAVTGRPEQEDYLKSLGASRIVPRAELNETTKRPLEAETWAGCVDAVGGDMLARVLGQMKYGASVAAVGLAGGAGLPATVIPFLLRGVNLLGIDSVMQPYDNRLRAWEAIARDLPMDKLEAMIEPATLSDLPDLGRAILKGGVRGRVVVDVNA
- a CDS encoding dimethylsulfoniopropionate demethylase, which encodes MALISPSRRLRRTPFSDGVEAAGCKAFTVYNRMLLPTVFRSVEEDYRHLKEAVQVWDVAVERQVEIRGPDAGRLVQMLTPRDLRGMLPGQCYYMPVVDETGGMLNDPVLLKLAEDRWWISIADSDLLLWVKGVAQGYRLDVLVDEPDVSPLAVQGPRSDDLLARVFGDAVRDIRFFRFGWFDFQGHDMLIARSGYSKQGGFEIYVEGWDLGMPLWNALMEAGAELDVHAGCPNGIERIEGGLLSYGNDMTDDNTPHECGLGRFCNTATAVGCIGRDALLRVAKEGPVQQVRPIAIDAPSLPGCDRVWPLMAGDKRVGQVTSAALSPDFGEGVAIGMVRMTHWDAGTQLHVQTPEGALPAEVREKFWI